In one window of Synergistes jonesii DNA:
- a CDS encoding ABC transporter ATP-binding protein gives MMMKIQKTFALSEQGANDLIKGCAACALHNVALIFPVWLLYALVKDLMGGGGEAGRAAFYSAACLACVAFILATYRFQYNATFLATYVESGVRRIAVAERLRKIPLAFFGKRDLADLTSVIMADCTSLEEAFSHFIPELLGAIASTLLVGAGLLTVDWRMALAALWVAPAAFAVVGFSAKVQKRLNERQMSAKMACADGIQECIEAARDLKANNSEVAYLEGLDKKIKEVESRAVISEFGTAAFVVSASLILKLGIATTALVGALLLVDGRLDLLTFFMFLLVASRIYDPLQGALQNLAVIVAVRTNIARMNEILYHPVQSGESGLTNKGCDIVFDRVGFAYDGGRTVLEDISFTARQGEVTALVGPSGGGKTTVSRLAARFWDVDRGKISVGGMDISQADPEELLSLYAIVFQEVTLFDNTVMENIRVGRKDASDEEVLAAGRLANCERFVERLPQGWQSRIGENGCALSGGERQRISIARAFLKDAPIILLDEATASLDVENETQIQGALSRLIKDKTVLVIAHRMRTVAGADKIVVLAEGRVAEQGSPAELIKARGLYWRMTSLQSRGGRWSLRSA, from the coding sequence ATGATGATGAAAATCCAGAAAACTTTCGCGCTCTCGGAGCAGGGGGCTAATGATCTGATAAAGGGCTGCGCCGCCTGCGCCCTTCATAACGTAGCGCTGATATTCCCCGTATGGCTGCTCTATGCTCTGGTGAAAGACCTTATGGGCGGAGGGGGCGAAGCCGGCAGAGCGGCCTTCTATTCCGCCGCATGCCTGGCCTGCGTCGCGTTCATCCTGGCCACGTACCGCTTCCAGTATAACGCCACCTTTCTCGCCACCTACGTGGAAAGCGGCGTACGCCGCATAGCCGTCGCCGAAAGGCTACGTAAGATACCCCTCGCCTTTTTTGGCAAGAGGGACCTCGCTGACCTTACCAGCGTCATCATGGCCGACTGCACCTCTCTGGAGGAAGCCTTCTCCCACTTCATCCCCGAGCTCTTAGGCGCGATAGCCTCCACTCTGCTGGTCGGCGCAGGCCTCTTGACCGTCGACTGGCGTATGGCGCTGGCGGCGCTGTGGGTGGCGCCGGCGGCCTTCGCCGTAGTAGGCTTTTCCGCAAAGGTGCAGAAGAGGCTGAACGAACGTCAGATGTCTGCGAAGATGGCCTGCGCCGACGGCATTCAGGAGTGCATCGAAGCGGCGCGCGACCTTAAGGCCAATAACTCGGAGGTTGCCTACCTCGAAGGGCTCGATAAAAAAATCAAGGAGGTCGAGAGCCGCGCCGTAATCTCGGAATTCGGCACGGCGGCCTTTGTCGTCTCCGCTTCGCTGATACTCAAACTGGGCATCGCCACCACCGCCCTTGTGGGGGCGCTCCTGCTCGTGGACGGACGGCTCGACCTCTTGACCTTCTTCATGTTCCTGCTGGTCGCCTCAAGGATATACGACCCGCTGCAGGGCGCCCTGCAAAATCTCGCCGTCATCGTCGCCGTGCGCACCAACATCGCGAGGATGAACGAGATACTTTACCATCCCGTGCAGAGCGGCGAAAGCGGGCTTACAAACAAAGGCTGCGACATCGTCTTCGACCGCGTCGGTTTCGCCTATGACGGAGGAAGGACGGTGCTCGAAGATATTTCTTTCACGGCGAGGCAGGGGGAGGTAACGGCCCTCGTAGGCCCCTCGGGCGGCGGCAAGACAACGGTGTCGCGCCTCGCGGCGCGCTTCTGGGACGTCGACAGAGGAAAGATATCCGTCGGCGGCATGGATATTTCGCAGGCGGATCCGGAGGAGCTGCTGTCGCTCTACGCGATCGTCTTTCAGGAGGTGACCCTCTTCGACAACACCGTCATGGAAAACATCCGCGTCGGCAGAAAAGACGCGTCGGACGAGGAGGTGCTCGCGGCCGGCAGGCTCGCCAACTGCGAGCGGTTCGTCGAGCGGCTTCCGCAGGGCTGGCAGAGCCGGATCGGCGAAAACGGCTGCGCGCTCTCCGGCGGCGAACGTCAGCGGATTTCCATCGCGCGGGCCTTTTTGAAGGACGCGCCTATCATACTGCTGGACGAGGCGACGGCCTCCCTCGACGTAGAGAACGAAACGCAGATCCAAGGCGCGCTTTCGCGGCTGATCAAGGACAAGACAGTGTTGGTGATCGCCCATCGCATGCGGACCGTGGCGGGGGCCGACAAGATCGTCGTCTTGGCGGAGGGGCGCGTAGCCGAGCAGGGCAGCCCCGCGGAGCTGATAAAGGCCCGCGGCCTCTATTGGCGGATGACGTCGCTTCAGAGTAGAGGGGGGAGATGGTCTCTGCGGAGCGCGTAA
- a CDS encoding OPT/YSL family transporter has product MERKTAKSITHVKTAEPATFLLSVLVSAVSAIISMQVLVKTGFGANTSILGAIIAMSLARIPFSCMDKFRSVDRQNLVQTMCSGAAFAASNCGILALGIIYYVKGARPYIPAMFVGAFAATAISIYFVYKLYDSKVYPASASWPPGVATAETIEAGDRGGEKIRRLLQGIAAGAVGNMIRIPSAWIGIPGGASFGLPMAGIGIVFLANIWSMSALAVGLLIRAYAPVFFGFNIGATYIPQGVMVGAGLMSLLQVGNMLYKSGKDTSDTVEEDGMVYSYTVSNRGVQKAICTSLVLNALAATVLAAVTGMMAQMDPAKIIIWVLWVTLSSVISPMLVGICAMRSGWFPAFAITTIFLSLGLLMGFPTMPLVILTGYVACTGPCFADMGYDLKTGWILRGKSGNLAYELDGRRQQLIAEMIGALIGFAVVACFVSVYFKLGTFAPVSKVFAAAIEAGRNPEILGQLIKWGAFGALIQLVFGIKKTVGVLLATGLLINSPMYGLGVVAAVVYRAIWGSKSMELRESGLIAGDGIYSFIMAVIKAFG; this is encoded by the coding sequence ATGGAACGGAAGACGGCAAAGAGCATCACTCATGTAAAAACTGCGGAGCCTGCGACTTTTTTATTGAGCGTCCTCGTATCCGCAGTCTCCGCTATAATTTCTATGCAGGTGCTGGTCAAAACAGGCTTCGGCGCCAATACTTCGATTTTGGGCGCGATAATCGCAATGTCCCTTGCGAGGATACCGTTTTCCTGCATGGACAAGTTCCGTTCCGTGGACAGACAAAACCTCGTACAGACGATGTGCTCCGGAGCGGCTTTCGCGGCGTCAAACTGCGGCATACTCGCGCTCGGCATCATCTATTATGTGAAGGGGGCGCGCCCGTATATTCCGGCGATGTTTGTCGGCGCCTTCGCCGCTACCGCTATCAGCATCTATTTTGTTTATAAACTATACGATTCGAAGGTCTACCCGGCCTCGGCGTCGTGGCCCCCGGGCGTCGCCACAGCTGAGACGATAGAGGCGGGAGACAGGGGTGGAGAGAAGATTCGGAGGCTTTTGCAGGGGATCGCGGCTGGCGCGGTCGGCAATATGATAAGGATTCCCTCAGCTTGGATAGGAATCCCGGGCGGGGCATCGTTCGGCCTGCCCATGGCGGGAATCGGCATAGTTTTCCTTGCCAATATATGGTCAATGTCGGCCCTTGCCGTCGGCCTGCTAATACGCGCATATGCGCCGGTGTTTTTTGGTTTTAATATAGGAGCGACCTACATCCCCCAGGGCGTGATGGTCGGCGCAGGGCTTATGTCTCTGCTGCAAGTGGGCAATATGCTTTACAAGAGCGGTAAAGATACTTCCGACACGGTGGAAGAGGACGGCATGGTTTACAGTTACACGGTTTCGAACCGCGGCGTACAGAAAGCGATCTGTACGTCGCTTGTCCTGAACGCGCTTGCGGCGACGGTACTTGCCGCGGTAACCGGTATGATGGCGCAGATGGACCCGGCTAAGATTATTATCTGGGTCCTCTGGGTGACGCTTTCGTCGGTTATCTCTCCCATGCTTGTCGGGATCTGCGCCATGCGCTCGGGATGGTTCCCTGCCTTCGCCATCACCACTATATTCCTCTCTCTTGGTCTGCTTATGGGGTTTCCCACAATGCCCCTAGTCATCCTTACGGGATATGTTGCCTGTACCGGCCCGTGTTTTGCCGATATGGGGTACGACTTGAAGACGGGATGGATACTGAGAGGAAAGAGCGGAAACCTGGCTTACGAGCTTGACGGGCGTAGGCAGCAGCTCATAGCGGAAATGATCGGCGCGCTGATCGGTTTTGCCGTGGTAGCCTGCTTTGTTTCCGTATATTTCAAGCTTGGTACGTTCGCTCCAGTGTCGAAGGTTTTTGCCGCTGCGATCGAAGCCGGCCGAAACCCGGAAATCCTCGGACAGCTCATAAAATGGGGAGCCTTTGGCGCGCTGATACAGCTTGTCTTTGGAATAAAAAAGACGGTCGGCGTGCTGCTGGCGACGGGGTTGTTGATCAACAGCCCCATGTACGGGCTTGGCGTCGTAGCCGCCGTCGTGTACAGGGCGATCTGGGGGAGCAAAAGCATGGAGCTTCGGGAATCCGGACTTATTGCCGGAGACGGCATATACAGCTTCATAATGGCAGTTATTAAAGCTTTTGGGTAA
- a CDS encoding M29 family metallopeptidase, protein MFTIGMEPRDEYMSFELAKGAMTLARDVMLVKPGESVVITGDSCTDRRVVEVTANAVFTIGGHPAVIYYPTAPETCLEPYAPIAAAVEHCDVWIEFTYSSIMHSNCFRAALAAGVRYINLTGMDAMMMVRTIGNIDYPLVVEMGGAIQRIIQQSDEVIVKSQAGTDLKGYNRGRRVRLSGKLATEKGYPIMLAGQVSWCPIEETIEGTLVFDGALFPPMSLGKLSEPVAMTLREGRVSEIRGGREARVFSQWMEGLNDPENMYRLAHYSLGFNPGVRAVTGRIVEDERVFGCIEFGVGSQGKSILGKEWAAAGHTDGIVLNPTIILDGKIFEEEGVYRHPEIREYCRKLGIAGY, encoded by the coding sequence ATGTTCACAATCGGAATGGAACCGCGTGACGAATATATGAGTTTTGAACTTGCTAAGGGGGCAATGACGCTGGCGCGCGACGTTATGTTGGTCAAACCCGGGGAAAGCGTCGTGATTACCGGCGACTCGTGTACCGACCGCAGGGTCGTGGAGGTAACAGCCAACGCCGTCTTCACGATAGGCGGTCATCCGGCGGTCATATATTATCCTACCGCGCCGGAGACCTGCCTTGAACCTTATGCGCCGATCGCGGCGGCGGTCGAACACTGCGATGTTTGGATCGAATTCACCTATTCCTCGATCATGCATTCGAATTGTTTCCGGGCGGCGCTTGCCGCAGGTGTGCGATATATAAACCTTACAGGCATGGACGCTATGATGATGGTAAGGACTATCGGCAATATCGATTATCCTCTCGTCGTTGAAATGGGCGGCGCTATCCAGCGGATAATACAGCAGAGCGACGAGGTAATTGTGAAAAGCCAAGCGGGTACCGATCTTAAAGGGTACAATCGCGGACGTAGGGTCCGGCTTTCAGGAAAGCTTGCGACGGAAAAGGGTTATCCCATTATGCTCGCAGGGCAAGTCTCTTGGTGTCCGATAGAAGAAACTATTGAGGGTACTCTCGTTTTTGACGGAGCGCTCTTTCCTCCTATGAGCCTCGGAAAGCTCAGCGAGCCGGTTGCGATGACTCTCCGCGAGGGACGCGTCAGCGAAATTCGCGGTGGCCGCGAAGCGAGAGTGTTCAGTCAGTGGATGGAGGGGCTGAATGACCCTGAAAATATGTATAGGCTGGCGCATTATTCGCTCGGTTTCAATCCGGGTGTCAGAGCGGTGACCGGTCGTATAGTGGAGGACGAGCGCGTCTTCGGCTGTATAGAATTTGGCGTCGGGAGCCAGGGAAAGTCCATTCTCGGCAAGGAGTGGGCTGCGGCCGGACATACCGACGGCATAGTTTTAAATCCCACGATCATTCTTGACGGGAAAATATTTGAAGAGGAGGGCGTCTATCGGCATCCGGAGATAAGGGAATACTGCCGTAAACTCGGAATCGCGGGATATTAG
- a CDS encoding PucR family transcriptional regulator, translated as MIRVRPTVKQMIEQGGFSDFRVLAGEAGLAKREVKTVCVVDVPDIEGWIFGGEFLLTSGYIFKDDPEMLIQLIETADRYNAAALGVKVERYMDRMPQNVLRTADRLSFPLISIPSHYAHTEIINPVLITMSEQTIEMANLSDKIHMEFFNLLLSDGSIDSILSLINKYISRELLFVDAATGERYAHTTSMEFSQLIDDVPLPSLIGHFSHEEIVLCEKIRGYLFMDRQISGAVPKIVLNHAKEALLLSLKWKQERWKLLNEREIHFVQDILYKRFRQKSEVMSRGRTLGWNTEGEKAVALVGISAGRSMQRPLHEPYARAFKKIHSFMNDIQKDIPYAILENEMAFIMHAPKDDWLQIKRKMTSAFRVAVRNIKAQSGLQLIMGVGSPVENIVYCNKSFREASKALVLARQREEANDPVYWEEMGAYKFLAPIQNSRESQEFVDEYLGKLVELDDDEDDKDSLLGTLFCIINNNWHLKAAAAQMGLHYNTMKYRCRKIGEIIGMDMDSPSVRINLSFAMELYKLNKIGKEHAKWEE; from the coding sequence ATGATAAGAGTACGTCCAACGGTAAAACAGATGATCGAACAGGGCGGTTTTTCCGACTTCCGCGTTTTAGCCGGCGAAGCGGGCTTGGCAAAAAGAGAGGTAAAAACCGTGTGCGTCGTCGACGTGCCGGATATCGAGGGATGGATATTCGGCGGCGAATTTTTGCTAACGTCGGGCTATATCTTCAAAGACGATCCAGAGATGCTAATTCAGCTGATAGAGACCGCCGACAGGTACAATGCGGCAGCGCTCGGAGTAAAGGTGGAAAGATACATGGACCGGATGCCGCAAAACGTACTGCGGACGGCCGACAGGTTATCGTTCCCGCTGATAAGCATCCCCAGCCATTACGCACATACGGAGATAATAAACCCGGTGCTTATCACAATGTCGGAGCAGACGATTGAAATGGCGAACCTATCCGATAAGATTCACATGGAATTTTTTAACCTGCTGCTTTCGGACGGCTCAATCGATTCCATACTGTCGCTCATAAACAAATATATATCCCGAGAGCTGCTCTTCGTAGACGCGGCGACGGGAGAACGATACGCTCATACCACGTCGATGGAATTTAGCCAGCTGATCGACGACGTTCCCTTGCCCTCACTGATCGGACATTTCAGCCACGAAGAGATCGTCCTATGCGAGAAAATCCGCGGATATCTCTTCATGGACAGACAGATAAGCGGCGCCGTTCCCAAGATCGTCCTGAACCATGCGAAGGAGGCTTTGCTGCTTTCGCTAAAATGGAAACAAGAAAGATGGAAGTTGTTAAACGAAAGAGAGATTCATTTCGTTCAGGACATTCTCTATAAACGTTTCCGCCAAAAGTCGGAGGTCATGAGCCGCGGGCGCACGCTCGGCTGGAACACCGAGGGAGAAAAGGCCGTGGCGCTTGTAGGCATAAGCGCCGGCCGTTCCATGCAGCGTCCGCTTCACGAACCATATGCGCGCGCATTCAAAAAGATCCATTCCTTTATGAACGATATTCAAAAAGATATTCCCTATGCCATCCTTGAAAACGAAATGGCCTTTATTATGCACGCCCCTAAGGACGACTGGCTTCAAATAAAAAGGAAGATGACAAGTGCCTTTCGTGTCGCCGTGCGCAACATAAAGGCGCAGAGCGGACTTCAACTGATAATGGGGGTAGGTTCCCCTGTGGAAAATATCGTTTATTGCAACAAAAGCTTCCGCGAGGCCTCCAAGGCGCTGGTGCTGGCGCGGCAGAGGGAAGAGGCTAATGATCCGGTTTATTGGGAGGAAATGGGAGCTTACAAATTCCTCGCACCGATTCAAAATTCCAGGGAATCGCAGGAATTCGTCGACGAATATCTGGGAAAGCTTGTGGAGCTTGACGACGATGAAGACGACAAAGATTCTCTTTTGGGCACGCTTTTCTGTATCATAAACAACAACTGGCACCTGAAAGCGGCGGCGGCACAGATGGGGCTGCATTATAACACTATGAAATACAGGTGTAGAAAAATAGGCGAAATAATCGGTATGGATATGGACTCCCCTTCCGTCAGAATAAATCTTTCGTTCGCAATGGAGCTATATAAATTAAACAAAATCGGGAAGGAGCACGCAAAATGGGAAGAGTGA
- a CDS encoding Sapep family Mn(2+)-dependent dipeptidase has product MGRVNKMIHETVERNFDEQLRRTREMIRIKSLLCEEKATGDDPLGPDLSAALDTFLSIAQEMGFKTKNMGGYVGYVEMGVADAPLIGILAHLDVVPEGAAEHWKYPPYAAVIADDCLYGRGAVDDKGPAVAALFAMAALRGSMPLHRRFRLILGLDEENDSRCIKYYKEHEEIPRYSFSPDASFPAVNAEKGILRVVVTIKGERRAAASGGAELLSLQGGDKFNVVPDSAKAEILDDGELIALRTSGRAAHAMEPYKGDNAVQKMLRKLLTVPLRKEDHKLIETAAAIAGDDWSGSSLSVKCSDDISGELTCNCAAAEGRVKDGAAEILLKFDIRYPVTVLADKIISNIEATAARFGASMKTATHKPPLYVPAESHLVQTLLYAYEEVTGERPEPISMGGGTYCRFLPNSVSFGPVFPDEEEVAHRPNERISLDNLRKCTHIYAEALMKLNKAE; this is encoded by the coding sequence ATGGGAAGAGTGAACAAAATGATACATGAAACAGTGGAGAGAAATTTTGACGAACAATTGCGCCGAACCAGAGAGATGATCCGTATAAAAAGCCTCCTCTGCGAAGAAAAGGCGACGGGAGATGATCCGTTGGGTCCAGACCTTTCCGCCGCGCTTGACACTTTTTTGTCGATAGCTCAGGAAATGGGTTTTAAAACAAAAAATATGGGCGGCTACGTCGGCTACGTAGAAATGGGAGTCGCAGACGCTCCGCTCATAGGCATACTGGCGCATCTCGACGTTGTCCCGGAGGGCGCTGCGGAACATTGGAAATACCCGCCTTACGCGGCGGTTATAGCGGACGATTGTCTTTACGGCAGAGGGGCGGTAGACGACAAGGGACCTGCAGTTGCAGCGCTTTTCGCCATGGCGGCGCTGCGCGGCTCAATGCCGCTGCACCGTAGATTCAGGCTAATTCTGGGGCTTGACGAAGAGAACGACTCCCGCTGCATAAAATACTACAAAGAGCACGAAGAGATACCAAGATACAGTTTCTCGCCCGACGCCTCCTTCCCTGCGGTCAATGCGGAAAAGGGTATTTTACGGGTCGTCGTGACAATAAAAGGGGAGCGGCGCGCCGCAGCGAGCGGGGGAGCCGAGCTGCTGTCGCTTCAAGGCGGAGACAAATTCAATGTCGTACCGGACAGCGCAAAGGCCGAGATATTGGACGACGGCGAGCTGATAGCGCTGCGAACCTCGGGCAGGGCTGCGCACGCGATGGAACCATATAAGGGCGACAACGCCGTACAGAAAATGCTACGAAAGCTTTTAACCGTGCCTTTACGCAAAGAGGACCATAAATTGATAGAGACGGCGGCGGCCATCGCGGGAGATGACTGGTCGGGAAGCTCTCTCTCCGTAAAATGCTCGGATGACATATCAGGAGAGCTGACTTGCAACTGCGCCGCAGCTGAGGGCAGGGTAAAGGACGGCGCTGCAGAGATACTCCTGAAATTCGACATCAGATACCCCGTTACCGTCCTTGCCGATAAAATAATCTCAAATATAGAAGCGACGGCGGCACGCTTCGGGGCTTCAATGAAAACAGCGACTCATAAGCCCCCTCTTTATGTGCCTGCGGAAAGCCACCTCGTTCAAACCTTACTGTATGCATACGAAGAAGTCACGGGCGAACGTCCCGAGCCGATCAGCATGGGCGGAGGCACTTACTGTCGATTCTTACCGAATTCCGTTTCGTTCGGTCCGGTGTTCCCCGACGAAGAAGAGGTCGCGCATCGTCCGAACGAGAGAATCTCATTAGATAATCTTCGCAAATGTACACATATATATGCCGAAGCGCTGATGAAACTTAACAAAGCGGAGTAG
- the alr gene encoding alanine racemase, whose product MKEIEAKEKCCRVYAEINLDEIVHNAELLRRMMPAGEKFVAVVKADAYGHGAPQVSAALAGVADAYAVATVEEALQLRKKGTGKPIYTLGFMPSYRIADAVKNKIRLTVYERKFAEKASRVASEIGLTAEMHIKIDTGMRRIGFEPNDASVDEIEKISRLPNVRLEGIFTHLARADERDKAPSDRQVALFREMIEKLAARGIKFPLTHCENSAAIMDCGYHGFSAARAGVALYGMFPSNQLNDMELDLRPALQLKSRVVYVKKIAPSTPVGYGGTFVTTRPTTLATIPVGYADGYPRALSNKGSVVIRGKKAPIAGNICMDQLMADVTDIEGVEDGDEATLIGESGGEKITADEIARLAGTINYEITCGISKRVPRIFFKEGKFCGCEDYFED is encoded by the coding sequence ATGAAAGAAATTGAAGCAAAAGAAAAATGCTGCCGCGTATACGCGGAAATAAATTTGGACGAAATCGTGCACAACGCGGAGCTGCTGCGACGCATGATGCCCGCCGGCGAAAAATTCGTCGCCGTCGTGAAGGCCGACGCCTACGGACACGGGGCGCCTCAAGTCTCGGCCGCGCTCGCCGGCGTCGCCGACGCCTACGCGGTGGCGACCGTAGAAGAGGCGCTGCAGCTGCGGAAGAAAGGAACGGGAAAGCCGATCTACACGCTCGGCTTCATGCCATCCTACAGAATCGCCGACGCCGTTAAAAATAAAATACGCTTGACCGTCTACGAAAGAAAATTCGCGGAAAAAGCCTCGCGCGTCGCGTCGGAAATAGGCCTCACCGCCGAAATGCATATAAAAATCGACACCGGCATGAGAAGAATCGGCTTTGAGCCGAACGACGCGTCCGTCGACGAAATAGAAAAAATAAGCCGCCTGCCTAACGTCCGCCTCGAGGGGATATTCACGCACTTGGCGAGAGCCGACGAGCGCGACAAAGCGCCGAGCGACAGGCAGGTCGCGCTCTTCCGCGAAATGATAGAGAAACTGGCGGCCCGCGGCATAAAATTTCCGCTGACGCACTGCGAGAACAGCGCTGCGATAATGGACTGCGGATACCATGGTTTCAGCGCAGCGCGCGCCGGCGTCGCGCTATACGGCATGTTCCCTTCTAATCAGCTCAACGACATGGAGCTCGATCTGCGCCCGGCGCTGCAGCTGAAGAGCCGCGTGGTATACGTCAAAAAGATAGCGCCGTCGACGCCCGTCGGCTACGGCGGTACCTTTGTGACGACGCGTCCGACGACGCTCGCGACGATCCCCGTCGGCTATGCGGACGGCTATCCGCGCGCCCTTTCGAACAAAGGCAGCGTCGTCATAAGAGGCAAAAAAGCGCCGATCGCCGGAAATATCTGCATGGATCAGCTGATGGCCGACGTCACCGACATAGAAGGCGTCGAAGACGGCGACGAAGCGACGCTGATCGGCGAAAGCGGCGGAGAAAAAATCACCGCCGACGAGATAGCGAGGCTCGCCGGGACGATAAACTACGAAATAACCTGCGGCATAAGCAAAAGAGTACCGAGGATATTTTTCAAAGAAGGAAAATTCTGCGGCTGCGAGGACTATTTCGAAGACTGA
- the recG gene encoding ATP-dependent DNA helicase RecG, with product MANRTENKAGASGKARQDKIDSPISELKGIGPRRRALFEKLGVRSVRDLLFLLPRRYEDRRGKKNISALVPGFPAVVRASVRCAETKMLSGGRRITTCLLSDGTGELRAAWFNRRRLEKTLADGAALLLYGTPLLHGDVFEMTEPEFTICRGRDEQEESSFCGIIPIYPAVEGITQKTLRSAAKRAVEEYLPFMPEELPQSVARKNGLLSAADALREMHFPQSPESWKEARRRLAYEELFKLHLLLAERRRERECCRSFPLVKGARFDAFVSSLPFSLTSSQKKALDEIINDGASGAPISRLLQGDVGSGKTLVAAAFAACVCDGGAQCALMAPTETLVEQLHAQALKYLAPAGVVCAMLKSKMPARVRRETLAGALDGSIDVVTGTQALLSDELHFKNLGAVIIDEQQRFGVRQRACLLKDGGRPHLLMMSATPIPRTMAQTLCGDMDISVIDEKPAGRVPPATRVIDVAALPKLLRFIAEEIAHGGRVYWICPRVEEDEGSTLPAAGQRFEWLKKKLPPIKISLIHGRMGAEQKDAAIASFRDGKSQLLVGTTVLEVGVDVPEATVIVIESPERYGLSQLHQLRGRVGRGARRGVCVLIAGSGGETERLRAFAATDDGFAIARADLEQRGEGELAGLAQHGLANFKIADLRKDFSLAEEARKDAEEYLKNK from the coding sequence ACAGGCGCGGCAAGAAAAATATCTCAGCCCTCGTGCCGGGCTTCCCGGCCGTCGTCCGCGCCTCGGTGCGCTGCGCGGAGACGAAGATGCTCTCGGGAGGGCGGCGCATAACGACCTGCCTCCTATCGGACGGCACCGGAGAGCTGCGCGCCGCCTGGTTCAACCGCCGCCGGCTGGAAAAGACCCTTGCGGACGGCGCGGCGCTGCTGCTCTACGGCACGCCGCTGCTGCACGGCGACGTATTCGAAATGACCGAGCCGGAATTCACAATATGCCGCGGGCGGGACGAACAAGAGGAAAGCTCCTTCTGCGGCATAATACCGATCTATCCGGCCGTCGAAGGAATAACGCAGAAAACGCTGCGCTCCGCCGCGAAGCGAGCGGTCGAAGAATACCTTCCCTTCATGCCCGAAGAGCTGCCGCAGAGCGTCGCCCGTAAAAACGGACTGCTCTCCGCCGCCGACGCGCTGCGCGAGATGCACTTCCCGCAGTCGCCGGAAAGCTGGAAAGAGGCGCGCAGGCGCCTCGCCTACGAAGAACTTTTCAAGCTCCATCTGCTGCTCGCGGAACGGCGCAGAGAGCGCGAGTGCTGCCGCTCGTTCCCGCTCGTCAAAGGCGCTCGCTTCGACGCGTTCGTCTCCTCCCTTCCCTTTTCTCTCACCTCGTCGCAAAAGAAAGCCCTCGACGAGATAATAAACGACGGTGCCTCCGGCGCTCCGATATCGCGCCTGCTGCAGGGCGACGTAGGCTCCGGCAAAACGCTCGTCGCGGCGGCCTTCGCGGCCTGCGTCTGCGACGGCGGCGCGCAGTGCGCGCTGATGGCCCCCACGGAAACGCTCGTCGAGCAGCTGCACGCCCAGGCGCTGAAATACTTGGCTCCTGCCGGCGTCGTCTGCGCGATGCTGAAATCCAAAATGCCGGCTCGCGTGCGGCGCGAAACTTTAGCGGGAGCGCTCGACGGTTCGATCGACGTCGTCACCGGCACCCAGGCGCTGCTCTCCGACGAACTGCACTTCAAAAACCTCGGAGCCGTGATAATAGACGAACAACAGCGCTTCGGCGTCAGGCAGCGCGCGTGCCTGCTGAAAGACGGCGGGAGGCCGCACCTGCTGATGATGAGCGCGACGCCGATACCGCGCACGATGGCGCAGACCCTCTGCGGCGACATGGACATATCCGTGATAGACGAAAAGCCGGCGGGGCGTGTGCCTCCGGCAACGCGTGTGATAGACGTCGCGGCGCTGCCGAAGCTGCTGCGCTTCATCGCCGAAGAAATAGCGCACGGCGGGCGCGTCTACTGGATATGTCCGCGCGTCGAGGAAGATGAAGGCTCTACGCTCCCGGCCGCGGGACAGCGCTTCGAATGGCTGAAGAAAAAACTTCCGCCGATAAAAATCTCGCTGATACACGGCCGCATGGGCGCGGAACAGAAAGACGCGGCGATAGCCTCCTTCCGCGACGGAAAATCGCAGCTGCTCGTCGGAACGACGGTCCTCGAAGTCGGAGTCGACGTGCCCGAGGCCACGGTCATCGTGATAGAATCCCCCGAGCGCTACGGCCTCTCGCAGCTGCATCAGCTGCGCGGACGCGTCGGCCGCGGCGCGCGCCGCGGCGTCTGCGTGCTCATCGCCGGGAGCGGAGGCGAGACGGAACGCCTCAGAGCCTTCGCCGCGACCGACGACGGATTCGCGATAGCGAGGGCCGACCTCGAACAGCGCGGTGAAGGCGAGCTCGCCGGCTTGGCGCAGCACGGGCTCGCGAACTTCAAAATAGCCGACCTCAGAAAAGATTTTTCGCTCGCCGAAGAAGCGAGAAAGGACGCCGAAGAATATCTGAAAAACAAATAG